The DNA segment ATCGAGTACGTTCGTATTTCACGGGCAGTCATGACGGAAAAACACAACGTCTTGTCAATGAAATTGAGGACTTTGAATACATCGTTACATCTTCAAACATCGAAGCATTGATTTTAGAACTGAACTTAATTAAAAAACACGATCCTAAATATAACATTATGCTTAAAGATGATAAAACATATCCCTATATTAAAATAACAGGTGAAAAACACCCGAAATTAATTACAACCCGGCAAGTTAAAAAGGACAAAGGAAAATATTTTGGTCCTTACCCAAATGCATATGCAGCTAGTGAAACAAAAAAATTGTTGGATAGATTATATCCATTACGCAAATGTCCAACATTACCGGACAGAGTTTGTTTGTATTATCATTTAGGTCAATGCTTAGCACCTTGCGTAAAACCAATTGAGCAAGATGCCTATCGTGAGATTATTGATGAAATTACACGATTCTTAAATGGAGGATACCAACAAGTCAAACAAGAATTAACAGGGAAGATGTTAGTGGCTTCTGAAAATTTGGAGTTTGAACGAGCAAAAGAATACCGCGATCAAATTACGCATATTGAAACCGTTATGGAAAAGCAAAAAATGATGACGAATGATTTTACGGATCGTGATATTTTTGGCTATGCAATTGATAAGGGTTGGATGTGTGTGCAAGTTTTCTTTGTACGACAAGGCAAATTAATTGAACGCGATGTATCTATATTCCCTTTATACCAAGATCCTGACGATGAATTTTTAACTTTCTTAGGACAATTTTATGATCAGCCACATCATATAAAACCAAAAGAAGTGCTGTTGCCTATTTCAGTTGATTTGGACTTAGCCAATCAACTACTCGAAGTAAAAGTGGCTTCGCCAAGTCGCGGGCAGAAAAAACAAATGATTGATTTAGCGACAAAGAATGCTGAAATTGCAGTACGCGAAAAATTCCAACTCATTGATCGACAAGAACAACGAACGATAGGTGCTGTTGACGATCTCGGGAAAGCTATGAATATCTCGCCACCTCTACGAATTGAAGCTTTCGATAACTCACATATTTATGGGGCCGATGCAGTCTCTGGGATGGTCTCGTTTATAGATGGAAGACCTAATAAAAAAGATTATCGTAAATATAAAACGAAAACAGCGGCACGTCATGATGACTATGGGGCGATGCGGGAAGTTATACGTAGACGGTACACGCGTGTATTAAATGACCAATTACCTTTACCTGATTTAATCGTTATTGATGGTGGGAAAGGACAAATGGAAATTGCCCGGGAAATTATTGAGGATGAACTTGGTTTATCTATACCGATTGCAGGACTCGCAAAAGATGCGAAGCACCAAACTTCTTCATTGTTATATGGGGATCCTCCTCAAATTATTCCGTTAAAACGGACGAGTGAAGGATTCTATTTACTTCAACGTATTCAAGATGAAGTGCATCGATTTGCCATTACATTCCATCGACAACAAAGAGGAAAACATACCGTGGCATCTGCTTTAGATGGATTTGAAGGTATAGGACCAAAACGCAAAAAAATGTTATTAAAACATTTTGGATCAGTAAAACGTATTAAAGAAGCAACAGTCACTGAATTGAATGAATCAGGATTGCCTTTGAAAATTGCTGAATCAATGTCAACTTATTTTCATAATGAAACATTGTCAAAAGAGTAACCATGTGCTATTGTTGACACACTGAAATTGAATCACTTAATAAGTGGTGATAGAGGTGCGAAAATCATCAGTAACCTGCTAGAGGATGAACAGATCCGACGACTGCAGGTGAAAGGGGAATTCGCCGAAGTTCGACATAAACTGTTTCTTATGTCGAGCTGGTTTTGTATTGAAAAAATGCAGGATTGTCAGAATCTAAATGATTCTGGAGGGCTATCTCACATGGACGCTTCTTTCGAACGGCCATGCATGGAGACAGCTTTTCACGAATTTTCGTGGATAAGCTGTTTTTTTATATTGATAAACTTTTATTTTTGCGTATCAGTATAGGAAAAGACATCATCTTGCACTATTTTGGATGCAATCTTGTTTTTCTAATTTAGCTTCTTTGGAAATAAAGGGAGAGTTAACATTGAGTCGTATTGTCATGAAATTTGGTGGGACTTCTGTTGGTAACACTGAACGTATTCGAAACGTCGCAAAACGTGTTATCGGAGAGACTGCAAAAGGTCATGAAATTGTAGTGGTTGTCTCAGCTATGGGGAAAACAACAGATGAATTGCTGCGTTTAGCAGAGGATTTATCCGCAGAGCCCTCAAAACGCGAAATGGATATGTTGTTATCAACGGGGGAACAAGTGACGAGTGCTTTATTAACAATGAGTCTTCAACATATGGGGCAAGATGCGGTATCATTCACCGGCTGGCAAGCGGGCATTGGAACTGAATCCGTTCATCGTAATGCTCGGATTGAACACATCGATACCATTCGGATAGAACAAGCTTTGAGTGCTGGTAAAGTGATAGTCATTGCTGGATTTCAAGGGTTGGATGCGTTTGGTGAAATCACGACACTCGGTCGTGGAGGTTCGGATACAACGGCAGTTGCTATTGCTGCATCAATTCTAGCGGACCGATGCGATATTTATACCGATGTCGATGGCATTTATACGTCAGATCCACGTTATATAGAAGGTGCCAGGAAATTACAAGAACTGTCATATGATGAGATGTTAGAACTAGCAAATTTAGGGGCGGGTGTATTACATCCTCGTGCTGTAGAATTCGCCAAAAACTTTTGTTTGCCACTCAGTGTTCGTTCAAGTTTAAGCGAAGAAACAGGTACTATATTATTGGAGGAACCAACATTGGAGAAAAACCTAATTGTGCGCGGTGTCGCATTTGAACCAGAAATTGTTCGTATTACAATTGCATATGAAGTGCCATTTAATGGCTCTCTCGCTAAAATTTTCACTATGCTTGCAAGATATCATATAAACGTTGATATTATTGTTCAAAGTATTATGGAAGGGATACAACCAAGTGTGTCATTTTCAATTAAAAAAGAAGATTTTGCCGAAACAATTCATATACTAAAAAGCAATAAGGCTGATTTAGGTTACCAATTAGCAAATTTTGAAGAGGGCTTAGCTAAAGTATCAATTGTTGGTTCTGGAATGGTTTCAAATCCAGGTGTGGCTGCTCAAATGTTTGATCGACTTCGTAAAGAAGAAATCGCCGTGAAGATGGTGAGTACCTCAGAAATTAAAGTTTCGGTAGTTATCCCTGAAATTGACAT comes from the Paenisporosarcina antarctica genome and includes:
- the uvrC gene encoding excinuclease ABC subunit UvrC, coding for MNELIQQKCTILPDQPGVYLMKDRQSTIIYVGKAKVLKNRVRSYFTGSHDGKTQRLVNEIEDFEYIVTSSNIEALILELNLIKKHDPKYNIMLKDDKTYPYIKITGEKHPKLITTRQVKKDKGKYFGPYPNAYAASETKKLLDRLYPLRKCPTLPDRVCLYYHLGQCLAPCVKPIEQDAYREIIDEITRFLNGGYQQVKQELTGKMLVASENLEFERAKEYRDQITHIETVMEKQKMMTNDFTDRDIFGYAIDKGWMCVQVFFVRQGKLIERDVSIFPLYQDPDDEFLTFLGQFYDQPHHIKPKEVLLPISVDLDLANQLLEVKVASPSRGQKKQMIDLATKNAEIAVREKFQLIDRQEQRTIGAVDDLGKAMNISPPLRIEAFDNSHIYGADAVSGMVSFIDGRPNKKDYRKYKTKTAARHDDYGAMREVIRRRYTRVLNDQLPLPDLIVIDGGKGQMEIAREIIEDELGLSIPIAGLAKDAKHQTSSLLYGDPPQIIPLKRTSEGFYLLQRIQDEVHRFAITFHRQQRGKHTVASALDGFEGIGPKRKKMLLKHFGSVKRIKEATVTELNESGLPLKIAESMSTYFHNETLSKE
- a CDS encoding aspartate kinase, with the protein product MSRIVMKFGGTSVGNTERIRNVAKRVIGETAKGHEIVVVVSAMGKTTDELLRLAEDLSAEPSKREMDMLLSTGEQVTSALLTMSLQHMGQDAVSFTGWQAGIGTESVHRNARIEHIDTIRIEQALSAGKVIVIAGFQGLDAFGEITTLGRGGSDTTAVAIAASILADRCDIYTDVDGIYTSDPRYIEGARKLQELSYDEMLELANLGAGVLHPRAVEFAKNFCLPLSVRSSLSEETGTILLEEPTLEKNLIVRGVAFEPEIVRITIAYEVPFNGSLAKIFTMLARYHINVDIIVQSIMEGIQPSVSFSIKKEDFAETIHILKSNKADLGYQLANFEEGLAKVSIVGSGMVSNPGVAAQMFDRLRKEEIAVKMVSTSEIKVSVVIPEIDMLKATNALHDEFGLAVVRV